The following are encoded together in the Acidobacteriota bacterium genome:
- the tuf gene encoding elongation factor Tu: MAKEKFERNKPHLNIGTIGHVDHGKTTLTAAITKVLGKNNPKIAFRSYDSIDNAPEEKARGITINTAHVEYETKNRHYAHVDCPGHADYIKNMITGAAQMDGAILVVSAPDGPMPQTREHILLARQVNVPYIVVYLNKVDMMDDPELLDLVEMELRELLSKYEFPGDDIPIIRGSALKALETDDPVNEKSIVELMDAVDAYIPVPERAIDKEFLMPIEDVFSIQGRGTVVTGRAERGKVRVGEEIEIVGIKPTSKKVVTGVEMFRKILDEGQAGDNIGLLLRGLDKKDVERGQVVAKPGSIKPHTHFKGQAYILSQGEGGRHTPFFTGYRPQFYFRTTDVTGTATLPEGVEMVMPGDNVLLEIKLITPIAMEKGLRFAIREGGRTVGAGAITDIIE, translated from the coding sequence ATGGCCAAAGAAAAGTTTGAGCGCAACAAACCCCACCTCAACATCGGGACCATCGGCCACGTCGATCACGGCAAGACCACCCTCACCGCCGCCATCACCAAGGTGCTGGGGAAGAACAACCCGAAGATCGCGTTCCGCTCCTACGACTCCATCGACAACGCCCCGGAGGAGAAGGCCAGAGGCATCACCATCAACACCGCCCACGTGGAGTACGAGACCAAGAACCGGCACTACGCCCACGTCGACTGCCCCGGCCACGCCGACTACATCAAGAACATGATCACCGGCGCGGCCCAGATGGACGGCGCCATCCTCGTGGTCAGCGCCCCCGACGGCCCCATGCCCCAGACCCGCGAGCACATCCTCCTGGCCCGCCAGGTGAACGTGCCCTACATCGTCGTCTACCTGAACAAGGTCGACATGATGGACGACCCCGAGCTGCTCGACCTGGTGGAGATGGAGCTGCGTGAACTCCTGAGCAAGTACGAGTTCCCCGGCGACGACATCCCGATCATCCGCGGCAGCGCCCTCAAGGCCCTGGAAACGGACGACCCGGTCAACGAGAAGAGCATCGTCGAGCTGATGGACGCCGTGGACGCCTACATCCCGGTCCCCGAGCGCGCCATCGACAAGGAATTCCTGATGCCCATCGAGGACGTGTTCAGCATCCAGGGTCGCGGCACCGTCGTGACCGGCCGCGCCGAGCGCGGGAAGGTCCGCGTGGGCGAGGAAATCGAGATCGTCGGGATCAAGCCGACCTCCAAGAAGGTCGTCACCGGCGTCGAGATGTTCCGCAAGATCCTGGACGAGGGCCAGGCCGGCGACAACATCGGCCTGCTGCTCCGCGGCCTGGACAAGAAGGACGTGGAACGCGGCCAGGTGGTCGCGAAGCCCGGTTCCATCAAGCCCCACACCCACTTCAAGGGTCAGGCCTACATCCTGAGCCAGGGTGAGGGCGGCCGCCACACCCCGTTCTTCACCGGCTACCGTCCGCAGTTCTACTTCCGGACCACCGACGTGACCGGGACCGCCACGCTGCCCGAGGGCGTCGAGATGGTCATGCCCGGCGACAACGTCCTCCTGGAGATCAAGCTGATCACCCCGATCGCCATGGAGAAAGGGCTCCGGTTTGCCATCCGTGAGGGCGGCCGCACCGTCGGCGCCGGCGCCATCACGGACATCATCGAGTAA
- the nusG gene encoding transcription termination/antitermination protein NusG, with amino-acid sequence MGDKKWYIIHTYSGFERRVAETLMNRIQVAGREEVVGQILIPTEDLVEMKSGKKVVTSRIVYPGYVLVEIEMSDEIWHLIRSIPRVTGFISSGGKPTALTEDEVNQLMNTIVVSSEKPRPKFKFDKGETVKITDGPFANFVGVVDDVNEEKNTLKVSVTIFGRQTPVELDFLQVEKI; translated from the coding sequence ATGGGCGACAAGAAGTGGTACATCATTCACACGTATAGCGGCTTCGAGCGCCGGGTCGCCGAGACCCTGATGAACCGCATCCAGGTGGCCGGCCGCGAGGAAGTCGTCGGCCAGATCCTCATCCCCACGGAAGACCTCGTGGAGATGAAGAGCGGCAAGAAGGTCGTCACGTCGCGGATCGTCTACCCGGGCTACGTCCTGGTGGAAATCGAGATGTCCGACGAGATCTGGCACCTCATCCGGTCCATCCCGCGCGTGACGGGGTTCATCAGCTCCGGGGGCAAGCCCACCGCCCTGACCGAGGACGAGGTCAACCAGTTGATGAACACCATCGTGGTCTCCTCCGAGAAGCCCCGGCCGAAGTTCAAGTTCGACAAGGGCGAAACGGTCAAGATCACCGACGGTCCCTTCGCCAACTTCGTCGGTGTCGTGGACGACGTCAACGAGGAGAAGAACACCCTCAAGGTCTCGGTCACCATCTTCGGCCGACAGACCCCGGTGGAACTCGATTTTCTCCAGGTGGAAAAAATTTAA
- the rpoB gene encoding DNA-directed RNA polymerase subunit beta: protein MDLLPQEREDIGIQAVFNSIFPIEDFRGAASLEFVSYTLGNWECKCGALVGIEHLRSVCAECGSPIVTNPQHLGHIICPQCGARNENRYSRCEACGDPVELKIKYGIEECIDRGMNYSVPLKVTVRLVLWDVDEETKSKTIRDVKEQEVFFGEIPLMTTRGTFIINGTERVIVSQLHRSPGVFFETEPEKHYFLGKIIPYRGSWVEFEFDYKNILTIRIDRKRKLLATIFLRALGYQTDEEILNLFYTPIPLQLKDGKIIRQLDETLVGCKLRQSLVHPDDSTDVIYKMGERFNIGHLEDLRDAGYQELYLNSDDLHGAILLNDIINMETGEIVGEANRPVNATLINELIRNGIAQVNVCFPEFDPSGPPVSETLRKDPISNAEDALIEFYKKLRPGDPPTLEVAAAMFQGMFFDPKRYDLSRVGRLKSNLKLDKSDPLDQRILLHSDFIDVLRYLLLLSTGRGEPDDIDHLGNRRIRAVGELLENQFRIGLVRMERAIKEKMSVYQELTSVMPHDLINSKPVVAALKEFFGSSQLSQFMDQTNPLSEITHKRRLSALGPGGLSRERAGFEVRDVHTSHYGRLCPIETPEGPNIGLISSLSCFSRINEFGFIESPYRKVENGTVIDYVRIIDRGDTEFKIGQTVEQRVADKANDALRKKKKTPALYEIQPFYMTAWNEEKFVIAQSSVKLDDNNYITDEHIDARKGGNFILAHRDDVNFIDVSPKQLVSVAASLIPFLEHDDANRALMGSNMQRQAVPLLVTESPLVGTGMEAIAARDSGAVVLAERDGVIDRVDAQRIIVRVTGGPDESYKGKEAGVDIYPLNKFKRSNQNTCINQKPLARKGNWVRKGQVIADGQCTDDGELALGRNVLAAFMPWGGYNFEDAILINEKLVREDVYTSIHIEELEIEARETKLGSEEITRDIPNVSEKALKDLDDSGVIRIGASVKPGSILVGKVTPKSETQLSPEEKLLRAIFGDKASDVKDNSLKCPPGIEGIVVDVKMFTRKGVSKDLRALEIEHDQVEKMRSDLEEQKRILGEERDKLIAHLFEGQTLAKAYKNKALDVSIEKGEPMRAQDLERLPFAELKALKPEKGGPEMMQNIRLIEERFNNKIKVLTEIFEDKKDTLEKGDELPPGVNKLVKVYIAMKRKISVGDKMAGRHGNKGVIAKILPPEDMPRLPDGTPVEIVLNPLGVPSRMNVGQILETHLGWAGKLLGLRFTTPVFDGAHETEIRNLLVKAGLDPTGKTVLYDGKTGDPFEQKVTVGYIYMMKLSHLVDDKIHARSIGPYSLITQQPLGGKAQFGGQRFGEMEVWALEAYGAAHILQELLTVKSDDVQGRNKIYESIVKNKTSYTPGIPESFNVLVRELQSLCLDVELIKIVED from the coding sequence ATGGACCTGCTCCCCCAGGAGCGGGAGGACATCGGCATCCAGGCCGTGTTCAACTCCATCTTCCCCATCGAGGACTTCCGCGGTGCCGCTTCGCTGGAATTCGTGAGCTACACCCTGGGCAACTGGGAGTGCAAGTGCGGCGCGCTGGTCGGCATCGAGCACCTCCGCTCCGTCTGCGCGGAATGCGGGTCTCCCATCGTCACCAACCCGCAGCACCTCGGCCACATCATCTGCCCGCAGTGCGGGGCGCGCAACGAGAACCGGTACTCCCGGTGCGAGGCCTGCGGCGACCCGGTGGAGCTGAAGATCAAGTACGGCATCGAGGAGTGCATCGACCGGGGCATGAACTACTCCGTCCCCCTCAAGGTCACCGTCCGTCTGGTGCTGTGGGACGTGGACGAGGAAACGAAGTCCAAGACCATCCGCGACGTCAAGGAGCAGGAAGTCTTCTTCGGGGAGATCCCCCTGATGACCACCCGCGGGACCTTCATCATCAACGGGACCGAGCGGGTGATCGTCAGCCAGCTCCACCGCTCCCCCGGGGTCTTCTTCGAGACGGAGCCCGAAAAGCACTACTTCCTCGGGAAGATCATCCCCTACCGCGGGTCCTGGGTGGAGTTCGAGTTCGACTACAAGAACATCCTCACCATCCGCATCGACCGCAAGCGCAAGCTCCTGGCCACCATCTTCCTCCGCGCCCTGGGCTACCAGACCGACGAGGAGATCCTGAACCTGTTCTACACCCCGATCCCGCTCCAGCTCAAGGACGGCAAGATCATCCGGCAACTCGACGAGACCCTGGTGGGGTGCAAGCTCCGCCAGAGCCTGGTCCACCCCGACGACAGCACCGACGTCATCTACAAGATGGGCGAGCGGTTCAACATCGGCCACCTGGAGGACCTCCGGGACGCGGGGTACCAGGAGCTCTACCTGAACTCCGACGACCTCCACGGGGCGATCCTGCTCAACGACATCATCAACATGGAAACCGGCGAGATCGTGGGGGAGGCCAACCGGCCCGTCAACGCCACCCTGATCAACGAACTGATCCGGAACGGCATCGCCCAGGTCAACGTCTGCTTCCCCGAGTTCGACCCCAGCGGCCCGCCCGTCTCCGAGACCCTGCGGAAGGACCCCATCTCCAACGCGGAGGACGCCCTGATCGAGTTCTACAAGAAGCTCCGGCCGGGCGATCCCCCGACCCTGGAGGTGGCCGCGGCCATGTTCCAGGGGATGTTCTTCGACCCGAAACGCTACGACCTCTCCCGCGTGGGCCGGCTCAAGTCCAACCTCAAGCTGGACAAGAGCGACCCCCTCGACCAGCGGATCCTCCTTCACAGCGACTTCATCGACGTCCTCCGGTACCTGCTGCTCCTCTCCACGGGCCGCGGCGAGCCCGACGACATCGACCACCTGGGGAACCGGCGCATCCGGGCCGTGGGCGAACTGCTGGAGAACCAGTTCCGGATCGGCCTGGTCCGCATGGAGCGGGCGATCAAGGAAAAGATGTCCGTGTACCAGGAACTGACCTCGGTGATGCCTCACGACCTGATCAACTCGAAACCGGTCGTGGCGGCCCTCAAGGAGTTCTTCGGTTCCTCCCAGCTCTCCCAGTTCATGGACCAGACCAACCCGTTGTCGGAGATCACGCACAAGCGGCGCCTCTCCGCCCTCGGCCCCGGCGGTCTCTCCCGGGAGCGGGCCGGGTTCGAGGTCCGCGACGTGCACACCAGCCACTACGGCCGCCTGTGCCCGATCGAGACCCCGGAAGGCCCCAACATCGGCCTGATCAGTTCCCTGTCCTGCTTCTCCCGGATCAACGAGTTCGGGTTCATCGAGTCCCCCTACCGCAAGGTGGAGAACGGCACGGTCATCGACTACGTCCGCATCATCGACCGGGGCGACACCGAGTTCAAGATCGGCCAGACCGTGGAGCAGCGCGTGGCGGACAAGGCCAACGACGCCTTGCGGAAAAAGAAGAAGACCCCGGCGCTTTACGAGATCCAGCCCTTCTACATGACCGCGTGGAACGAGGAGAAGTTCGTCATCGCCCAGTCCTCGGTCAAGCTGGACGACAACAATTACATCACCGACGAGCACATCGACGCCCGGAAAGGCGGGAACTTCATCCTGGCCCACCGGGACGACGTGAACTTCATCGACGTCTCCCCCAAGCAGCTGGTGAGCGTGGCCGCGTCCCTCATCCCCTTCCTCGAGCACGACGACGCCAACCGCGCCCTCATGGGGTCCAACATGCAGCGCCAGGCGGTCCCGCTGCTCGTGACCGAGTCCCCCCTGGTGGGAACGGGCATGGAGGCCATCGCCGCCCGGGACTCGGGGGCCGTGGTGCTGGCGGAGCGCGACGGGGTGATCGACCGCGTGGACGCCCAGCGCATCATCGTCCGTGTCACGGGCGGTCCGGACGAGTCGTACAAGGGCAAGGAAGCCGGCGTCGACATCTACCCCCTCAACAAGTTCAAGCGCTCGAACCAGAACACCTGCATCAACCAGAAGCCCCTGGCCCGCAAGGGGAACTGGGTCCGCAAGGGCCAGGTCATCGCCGACGGCCAGTGCACCGACGACGGCGAACTGGCCCTCGGCCGCAACGTCCTGGCGGCCTTCATGCCGTGGGGCGGGTACAACTTCGAGGACGCGATCCTGATCAACGAAAAGCTGGTCCGGGAGGACGTCTACACCTCCATCCACATCGAGGAACTCGAGATCGAGGCGAGAGAGACGAAGCTCGGGTCCGAGGAGATCACCCGCGACATCCCCAACGTCAGCGAGAAGGCCCTCAAGGACCTGGACGACAGCGGCGTCATCCGGATCGGCGCCTCCGTCAAGCCGGGGAGCATCCTGGTGGGGAAGGTCACGCCCAAGAGCGAGACCCAGCTCTCCCCCGAGGAAAAGCTCCTGCGCGCCATCTTCGGCGACAAGGCGAGCGACGTCAAGGACAACTCCCTCAAGTGCCCCCCGGGGATCGAGGGGATCGTGGTGGACGTCAAGATGTTCACCCGCAAGGGGGTCAGCAAGGACCTCCGGGCCCTGGAGATCGAGCACGACCAGGTGGAGAAGATGCGGTCCGACCTCGAGGAGCAGAAGCGCATCCTCGGGGAGGAGCGGGACAAGCTGATCGCGCACCTGTTCGAGGGGCAGACCCTCGCCAAGGCCTACAAGAACAAGGCGCTGGACGTCTCCATCGAGAAAGGCGAGCCCATGAGGGCCCAGGACCTCGAGCGCCTTCCCTTCGCCGAACTGAAGGCCCTCAAGCCCGAGAAGGGCGGACCCGAGATGATGCAGAACATCCGCCTCATCGAGGAACGCTTCAACAACAAGATCAAGGTCCTCACCGAGATCTTCGAGGACAAGAAGGACACCCTGGAGAAAGGCGACGAGCTGCCCCCCGGCGTCAACAAGCTGGTCAAGGTCTACATCGCCATGAAGCGGAAGATCTCCGTGGGCGACAAGATGGCCGGCCGCCACGGCAACAAGGGCGTCATCGCCAAGATCCTCCCGCCCGAGGACATGCCCCGGCTTCCCGACGGCACCCCCGTGGAGATCGTCCTGAACCCCCTCGGCGTCCCGTCCCGCATGAACGTGGGGCAGATCCTGGAAACCCACCTCGGGTGGGCCGGCAAGCTGCTGGGCCTGCGGTTCACGACGCCCGTCTTCGACGGCGCCCACGAGACCGAGATCCGCAACCTGCTGGTGAAGGCCGGGCTCGACCCCACCGGCAAGACCGTGCTCTACGACGGCAAGACCGGGGACCCCTTCGAGCAGAAGGTGACGGTGGGCTACATCTACATGATGAAGCTCTCCCACCTCGTGGACGACAAGATCCACGCCCGCTCCATCGGCCCCTACTCCCTGATCACCCAGCAGCCCCTGGGCGGGAAGGCCCAGTTCGGCGGCCAGCGCTTCGGCGAGATGGAGGTCTGGGCCCTGGAGGCCTACGGCGCCGCCCACATCCTGCAGGAACTCCTGACGGTGAAGTCCGACGACGTCCAGGGGCGGAACAAGATCTACGAGTCCATCGTCAAGAACAAGACCTCTTACACCCCGGGCATCCCGGAATCCTTCAACGTGCTCGTCCGCGAACTGCAGAGCCTGTGCCTCGACGTCGAGCTCATCAAGATCGTCGAAGACTGA
- the rplL gene encoding 50S ribosomal protein L7/L12, with the protein MSREEVLSWIEQASMMEISALVKDIETKFGVSAAAAAPMMMGAMPGAAAAAAAPVEEKTEFDVILSDVGAEKIKVIKVVREVTNLGLKEAKDLVESAPKPIKEAVQKEEAESIRKKFEEVGAKVTIK; encoded by the coding sequence ATCAGCAGAGAAGAGGTCCTGAGCTGGATCGAGCAAGCTTCCATGATGGAGATTTCCGCACTCGTGAAAGACATTGAAACGAAGTTCGGGGTTTCCGCCGCCGCCGCCGCCCCCATGATGATGGGCGCGATGCCGGGTGCCGCCGCCGCCGCTGCCGCCCCGGTCGAAGAGAAGACCGAGTTCGACGTCATCCTGTCCGACGTGGGCGCCGAGAAGATCAAGGTGATCAAGGTCGTCCGCGAGGTCACCAACCTCGGCCTGAAAGAGGCCAAGGACCTGGTCGAGAGCGCTCCCAAGCCGATCAAGGAAGCCGTTCAGAAGGAAGAGGCCGAGAGCATCCGGAAGAAATTCGAGGAAGTTGGCGCGAAGGTCACCATCAAGTAG
- a CDS encoding 50S ribosomal protein L1 produces the protein MARHGKKYNNASKRIEAREYEINEALGLIKSIAFAKFDETLELSLRLGVNPKHADQMVRGTVVLPNGLGKTKKVAVITSADKLKDAQDAGADEVGGEDLVDRISKGYLDFDALIATPDMMKFVGKLGKVLGPRGLMPNPKTGTVTTEVARAVTEIKAGKVEFRVDKTGIVHAPVGKISFELDKLEANALALIEAIVRAKPATAKGRYIRSVYAASTMGPGVPISLASIDKIGRK, from the coding sequence GTGGCCAGACATGGAAAAAAATACAACAATGCGAGCAAGCGGATCGAAGCGCGGGAATACGAGATCAACGAAGCCCTCGGCCTGATCAAGTCCATCGCCTTCGCGAAGTTCGACGAGACCCTGGAACTCTCCCTCCGGCTGGGCGTCAACCCGAAGCACGCCGACCAGATGGTCCGCGGGACGGTGGTTCTGCCCAACGGCCTCGGGAAGACCAAGAAGGTGGCGGTCATCACGTCCGCCGACAAGCTGAAGGACGCCCAGGACGCCGGGGCCGACGAGGTCGGCGGCGAGGACCTGGTCGATCGGATCTCCAAGGGTTACCTGGATTTCGATGCTCTCATCGCGACCCCCGACATGATGAAGTTCGTCGGCAAACTCGGGAAAGTGCTGGGGCCCCGGGGCCTGATGCCCAACCCGAAGACCGGTACGGTGACCACCGAGGTGGCCAGGGCCGTCACGGAGATCAAGGCCGGCAAGGTCGAGTTCCGCGTCGACAAGACCGGGATCGTCCACGCCCCGGTCGGGAAGATCTCCTTCGAACTGGACAAGCTCGAGGCGAACGCCCTCGCCCTCATCGAGGCCATCGTCCGGGCCAAGCCGGCCACCGCCAAGGGCCGCTACATTCGCAGCGTTTACGCCGCATCCACCATGGGGCCCGGCGTTCCCATCTCCCTGGCGTCCATTGATAAAATCGGGAGGAAATAG
- a CDS encoding 50S ribosomal protein L10, whose translation MKRTEKETLKDQLHSIFAQNANAVVFSFSKLKANDSAALRRKLRDANCTYRVVKNTLARIAAKDTPMEQLVPNFQGSTAIAYCEADPITLAKIFKDFSKDNKAFTYKSILVDGKVYKGEDLDAVASMPSKPQLISQLMFLLNHPITSLARVLQAPLRDLCLVMKEVKKESCAAPDSN comes from the coding sequence GTGAAACGCACCGAGAAAGAAACACTGAAAGACCAGCTCCACAGCATTTTCGCCCAGAACGCGAACGCCGTGGTCTTCAGCTTCTCCAAGCTCAAGGCCAACGATTCGGCCGCGCTCCGGCGCAAGCTCCGCGACGCCAACTGCACCTACCGGGTGGTGAAGAACACCCTGGCGCGCATCGCCGCCAAGGACACCCCCATGGAACAACTGGTCCCCAACTTCCAGGGAAGCACCGCCATCGCTTACTGCGAGGCCGACCCCATCACCCTGGCCAAGATCTTCAAGGACTTCTCCAAGGACAACAAGGCATTCACCTACAAGTCCATCCTGGTGGATGGGAAAGTATATAAGGGCGAAGACCTGGACGCCGTGGCGTCCATGCCCAGCAAGCCCCAATTGATCTCCCAGTTGATGTTCCTGCTGAATCATCCCATCACGTCGCTGGCGCGTGTTCTCCAGGCCCCGCTGCGCGATCTGTGCCTGGTCATGAAAGAGGTCAAGAAGGAATCCTGTGCCGCGCCCGACTCGAACTAG
- the rplK gene encoding 50S ribosomal protein L11, translating into MAKKVVAQVKLQIPAGQATPAPPVGPALGQHGVNIMDFCKNYNAKTQKDSGLIIPVVITVYQDKSYTFVLKTPPAAVLLKQAAKLAKGSAEPNKNKVAKLSMDQVRDIAKIKLPDLNCYDLDAAVKIVMGTARSMGIEIIQ; encoded by the coding sequence ATGGCCAAGAAGGTTGTAGCACAGGTCAAATTGCAGATACCCGCCGGGCAGGCGACCCCGGCGCCCCCGGTCGGGCCCGCCCTCGGGCAGCACGGGGTCAACATCATGGACTTCTGCAAGAATTACAACGCCAAGACCCAGAAGGATTCCGGGCTGATCATCCCCGTGGTGATCACGGTCTACCAGGACAAGTCCTACACCTTCGTCCTGAAGACCCCTCCCGCCGCCGTCCTTCTCAAGCAGGCCGCCAAGCTGGCGAAGGGGTCCGCCGAGCCGAACAAGAACAAGGTCGCCAAGCTGAGCATGGACCAGGTTCGGGACATCGCCAAGATCAAGCTGCCCGACCTGAACTGCTACGACCTTGACGCCGCCGTCAAGATCGTCATGGGCACCGCCCGCAGCATGGGAATCGAAATCATTCAGTAG
- the secE gene encoding preprotein translocase subunit SecE: MKKVTWPDKNEVMNTTVVVIVTSFFFGLFLFAVDVAIEYGVTFVRNRF, from the coding sequence ATGAAAAAGGTGACCTGGCCGGACAAGAACGAGGTCATGAACACCACGGTGGTGGTGATCGTGACGTCCTTCTTCTTCGGTCTCTTCCTCTTTGCCGTCGACGTGGCGATCGAGTACGGCGTCACGTTCGTCCGCAACCGATTCTGA
- the rpmG gene encoding 50S ribosomal protein L33 has protein sequence MRDKVQLQCGECKNRNYATTRNKKKHTEKYLLSKYCKFCRKHTPHKETK, from the coding sequence ATGCGCGATAAAGTCCAGTTGCAGTGCGGCGAGTGCAAGAACCGCAACTACGCCACCACGCGGAACAAGAAGAAGCACACGGAGAAGTATCTCCTGAGCAAGTATTGCAAGTTCTGCCGGAAGCACACGCCGCACAAGGAAACCAAGTAG